The following coding sequences are from one Pseudomonas mendocina window:
- a CDS encoding helix-turn-helix domain-containing protein yields the protein MRLPDKLLAEIDASPWLVSSSATDYPVNAVIEPHSHRNKHQLIYAISGVMVVTSALNQWTVPPSRGIWMPCGQVHAIRCVGSVKMRSMFVRPDSLPDMPAECRAVAISPLLSELIRAAVGITQPYAEDSREARVMRLILDELRILPTLPLHLPQPADPRLQPICTTLQDDPGDASTLADWSTRLGLDEKTIQRLFQKGTGMTFGQWRQQARLLLALERIALGEKIIDIAGELGYESPSAFTTMFKKQFGLTPSQFFK from the coding sequence ATGCGTTTACCTGACAAGTTGCTGGCCGAGATCGACGCCTCCCCCTGGCTGGTCAGCAGCAGCGCCACCGATTACCCGGTCAATGCCGTCATCGAGCCGCACTCGCACCGCAACAAGCACCAGCTGATCTATGCCATTTCCGGGGTGATGGTGGTGACCTCGGCGTTGAACCAGTGGACGGTGCCGCCGAGCCGCGGCATCTGGATGCCCTGCGGTCAGGTGCACGCGATCCGTTGCGTTGGCAGCGTGAAGATGCGCAGCATGTTCGTACGTCCCGACAGCCTGCCGGACATGCCCGCCGAGTGCCGCGCGGTGGCCATTTCGCCGCTGCTGAGCGAGCTGATCCGCGCCGCCGTGGGCATCACCCAACCCTACGCCGAGGACTCACGCGAGGCGCGGGTGATGCGCCTGATCCTCGATGAACTGCGCATCCTACCGACCCTGCCGCTGCACCTGCCGCAGCCGGCCGACCCGCGCCTGCAACCGATCTGCACGACGCTGCAGGATGATCCCGGCGACGCCTCCACGCTGGCCGACTGGAGCACTCGCCTGGGCCTGGACGAGAAAACCATCCAGCGCCTGTTCCAGAAAGGCACCGGCATGACCTTCGGCCAATGGCGCCAGCAGGCGCGCCTGTTGCTGGCGCTGGAACGCATCGCCCTGGGCGAGAAGATCATCGACATCGCCGGGGAGTTGGGCTACGAAAGCCCCAGCGCCTTCACCACCATGTTCAAGAAGCAGTTTGGCCTGACGCCTAGCCAGTTCTTCAAGTGA